One window from the genome of Nicotiana sylvestris chromosome 9, ASM39365v2, whole genome shotgun sequence encodes:
- the LOC138877820 gene encoding zinc finger BED domain-containing protein RICESLEEPER 2-like, translating into MLDTAQHFEKAFDTLHLFDDGFFAYQCSHLCEDGGNAGPLESDNWVNVRNVIEFLARFHELTKKVSGSRYVTCNSHFEDVSELYCHLKMCLASEDEHLRKMAQQMQEKFKKYWGEPEKMNKMIFIASVLDPRNKFEYVEGALEELFGEEKGKKINAEVYAYMNSLFGEYLKKYSTESCPQSPSSSTSSNNTSNTPSGSVISASKIRTKLSLKKQKEDNGSGGAKSELDKYISEEQEPFSEEFDILSWWKTHAPRFPILSELARDVLAIPISSVASECALV; encoded by the exons ATGTTGGATACAGCACAACACTTTGAAAAAGCCTTTGACACGTTGCATCTTTTTGATGATGGATTTTTTGCATATCAATGTTCTCATCTTTGTGAAGATGGTGGTAATGCAGGTCCTCTTGAATCTGATAATtgggtgaatgtgaggaatgtgaTAGAGTTTCTTGCAAGATTTCACGAGCTAACTAAAAAAGTTTCAGGTTCACGTTATGTCACTTGTAATTCTCATTTTGAGGATGTATCTGAACTTTATTGTCATTTGAAAATGTGTTTAGCTAGTGAGGATGAGCATTTGAGAAAAATGGCTCAGCAAATGCAAGAAAAGttcaagaagtattggggtgagcctgaaaagatgaataaaatgatttttattgcttccgtcttggatccacgtaacaaatttgaatatgttgagggagcacttgaagaactttttggggaggaaaaagggaagaaaataaatgcTGAGGTGTATGCTTATATGAATTCTTTGTTTGGAGAGTATCTAAAAAAGTATTCAACCGAATCTTGTCCTCAATCTCCATCTAGTTCTACTTCATCTAACAACACATCTAATACACCTAGTGGGAGTGTTATAAGTGCATCAAAAATAAGGACTAAGCTTAGCTTgaagaaacaaaaggaagacAATGGAAGTGGGGGTGCTAAATCGGAGTTGGATAAATACATTAGTGAAGAACAAGAGCCTTTTAGTGAAGAATTTGATATCTTGAGTTGGTGGAAAACACATGCTCCTAGATTTCCTATTCTTTCGGAGTTGGCTCGTGATGTGTTGGCAATTCCAATTTCTAGTGTGGCGTCGGAATGCGC ATTGGTTTAG